In the Hevea brasiliensis isolate MT/VB/25A 57/8 chromosome 8, ASM3005281v1, whole genome shotgun sequence genome, GTATGAAGATAGTAGCAAAACTTGTGTTATTACCCTATGGTTCAAGGCATTTGGTGGGCAGTGTGATTCGAAGTCGCCTTTCTCGTTAGCATCTTTTATATCTATACGGGTGTCAACATCGTCGAACGGCTGACGAACAGAAGACTTAGTTTCCAACTCACTCATTACTGGATGATGGAGATCTTGATGATATGGCTAGAGCTGTAGATGACCGTTGAAGGATTTTGATTGCTAGCTTCCGCATCTGCTTCTGCCTCTGCCAGTCTTCTTACGCTCTGCGCATGGTGTAAGCCATAGAGGATAGACTTGAAAGTCTTTTCCTGTTGCAACCCTGCCACGAAGCAAGAACGTTTTAAAAAAGTCGGCTGGGGACAAAAGCAAGGGAGGATAAAGGAGgtgaataaaaaaatttatttaaatttccttcatttatttaaggcataaatatttgataatttttataattgattcttagattttatttcatgatgtttcaattttttcttaattttaatttattattaaaaaatttttactttaatttgATTTCAAAAAAATCCCTACTGTATCAAGTTTtagattaaaataaataataaaattatattttttacttcattttctttcacaCTAAAAAATAATTGATCGTTTCGATCATCACCTGAAtttattacaaaaatattaatATCATCATAATAATTTTCTTCCTATTAAGAGGAAGATTTATCATTCACTAGAAagtgttaaaattatatttttaaatgtcACACTGAAATTTAGAGAGacttttttaatatgaaaaactGCTATTATAGATTAAAGAATtttttttgtgaaataaaattaaagtttaaaaatttttagtaataagttaaaattaaaattaaaaacaaaaattaaacatAGAACAAAATTCAAAAACGAAATATTAAAATTATCCCATAAAtatataagttttatttatttaatatataatttcatCATGTATAATATATCTTTAAGCatggataaaatttttttattttttaatatttaattagagtgCATTCCTCAAATCAATATTTCACTATTTCttatagtttacccatttatttttcatttactttttatttataagcaaaatcattatttttatcttaaagaattaattttttaaatttaaattattttatctatttGCTTATTATtctcttataatttattatttgatataaaatacatatatgaaatcacttaaaaaaaaaatttatatgacGTTATATTGTCTGTTACTATTAGGCGTTCTCATGTTAGAATTAATCAAATATTTGTAAAAAATTTTAAAGCAAATTTTTATgacatattaaaatatatttttttaatttataaattaattttaaaataagtagatAACTGTTTAAGTGTTTGATTAAAaagctcttaaaataaatttaattttttaaagtcaCCAAAAAGATATATTATTAATGTTTGAGTCATTAAAATGAGGATaatgttaatatttttaaaaatataaaaataatataatattttactatgtcaaaaaataattttaaaataaataaataaatcataaataaaaaaatattttacttattgtttatgatttattttaaatatattttttaatttataaattaaaataaatataaatttaattataattttctatttataaataaatttcaccAAACTTTTATACCAAATTAAACACCCTCttattaatcatttaactaatttATTGGATTCAATTAgcttttcaatattttttttattaattgaaattaGGGGAATGAAATTCATGTATTTATAAAAAGAAAGCATTTATTCCAAgaaaattgaatatcttataccTCTATAGACAGATCTATGCATAGTATTACTagctaaaaatttattaatttattaaattaaaattgaaattaattctaataaaattattatattacacACTTTCAAAATTTTGAAGTATTAAAATTGCttaatttaaaactcaaaaaCATTAAAAGATTAATTTAATTGAGTGACTTTATAGAGAGAAAAAAAAGGGTGAGATTTAAGGATTAACATTGTGTATTTTATAAAACGTTTAACTCATAAGGAAAAGCACACGAGTATCAtcggttaaattaaaaaatatatatatcatacattttttcattttaataaaaaattttaatttttgtcaatttaatttgaaattttttatattattttcaatttcaacaataaatttaattaaaataattgaattcATTCTCAAATACTTTTACAAAATTATCTATTTTAATTAATCCTTTTAATTTTGTACTAAtttgttcaataatttttatttttttaattttattaataaacttcatattaataaaaaatatgtataattaaataaaatatttaatattattatctttatttttaaaagagataaattattaaaataatagtttatttaatttaataaaataatatttttccaatttaagaataattactaacataaaaaaaataaaaaatacctgATATTGataatatagaaaatatttaaattatttttctcaattaAACCATTCAATTATGTTAatcataaaatttgaaattagtgtaaaaattttaatattgaattaataaaattaaaaaaataattaaaagtgaAAAAATTTATTACAATTTAGAATATTTTAATATATGAGCCCCACatttaaaaaaaagataaaaaaatgaTAGAGAAAAGTGATGGACGTAAACCCACTAACACAAGTCAATAATTGAGGGATAATGATTAATGACAATTGACAAAAAGACAACCTAACAAAGGAAAGTTAAAAAAACAAttgaataatataatttattccaataaaacattgaaaataatatatattaaatttaagctTTACAAATAATTCTCCTAATAAATTTGATTAGACACTTATCCGCAAGTTGTGtaaatatattttactttttaaaattactaataaaataaatagtaaaaatataattctaaattttttaaaaaataaaaatataaaaatattttaaattttaagaataccCCTTGTAAATAATTGTAAAAACTCTTTTTATCATCTCTACATATTTTTTTGTATTATTATATAGAGATTTATAATAATCTTAAATTcacatttattttttttgctattaaaatttaataaaattatttttttaatagtaattttacaTGATATTTATTCCTAAATATTTACTTATAACTTTTTGTATGCCATTATCATCATATTCattaattatttatcattttacttGTGATTAGCTTATGCTTTATCTGTTAATGTGCTATCAAGAGTCGTAGCTTATGCAAGAAATGAAATTAGATACTCTATGGACTTTGTAGGATAACTCTAAAATCTCACAAAAATTTTGTTTTTCGAGAAGAGATATGTGCATAATATGTAATGACACTGAAATCAGAGCACAGCTGCGTTCTCCAAAATGTCAGCATCCATTCATGTAACAAGAATTATCGAAGATACTGGCTGTTGCTCTCATATGTTTCTTACCAAACCCTTGCATCCTGGAAAATCTTCAAGAAGGATTTTTCCCCCCTTTTTTCAGGATGCATCCTAAGTTTTATTGACTGAGTTTCACTCTTCTCGCTCAAAACTCAACAGATACAGAGGCATCTTCTCAAACAGAGTAGTACCCTTCAAGGTCAATGTCAAGTCCCTTGGTTCTCACCACCGATTCAACATGCCCCTTGAGTGTGTTAAGCTCCCTTAACCTGGTAGCCAAAATGAGCATAGCAATTAACAGGCAAAACAAACTATTGATAGACCAAATATCTCTAATAAGCTTCGGTTGCATCATTACCTTGCTACTTCTGCACGCCTTTTGGCCTGCTCAGCAATCTCAGACAAGTCCCTGTAATAATTCTTATCCCTGTAATAATTCTTATCTTGGAAGAGTAATGGAGTTTCATAAGACGGCGATGGGTAATCAGGAGGCTGCAGTCCTCGCCGGGAAGGATGAGCAGTTTTTAGGCGCCGAAGGGCTGATTTTGGACGAGGATTCCTTGGAAATCTAGAACACAATACACCAAAGGCAAAGATTAAtggccaaactgaaattttgatagGACTGTCAGCTTTCTGAGACAAAAAGGCATAAGCAATTGCTGCAGAAGCACATTGGAAGATGCCACAAACTAATCCAACAATATCAGCAAATGTCCCCAGAGGCTTGTAACTTGGATATGGGGAGTAAAACCAAGGTATGATCTTGCCTCTCCTCATCCATTTAACTCTTTCTCTTCGACCCATACGTGCAAGATCAATAATGGAGATGAGCATCACTGTGAAAGACATGATCATGCTAATTAGAGCATATTGGGGTTTGTGCACTGAGGATAGCTGATCAAAAACAGCTGATGGAAGCTCGACAGCTAAATTTGTGATCAGGAAAATCTTTTCCAGGGCTTTATCCTGATTTTCCAAGAAAGAGTGGCAGTAAGTTGTTAGAATTGCGAAAAGTACACCAAGGTTATAATCATAGAACTTGTGCCATTCTTGCTTAGCcaaattagaaattagggttaGGAAATTGGATAGTATACCACCGCTCAATTCTACACAATTCAGGGTCTTCCAacaaacata is a window encoding:
- the LOC110649484 gene encoding uncharacterized protein LOC110649484, with translation MTELETKSSVRQPFDDVDTRIDIKDANEKGDLESHCPANALNQRVIGDSLTESEDALRIGDDQEKKQNRKDGSNIQRDKALEKIFLITNLAVELPSAVFDQLSSVHKPQYALISMIMSFTVMLISIIDLARMGRRERVKWMRRGKIIPWFYSPYPSYKPLGTFADIVGLVCGIFQCASAAIAYAFLSQKADSPIKISVWPLIFAFGVLCSRFPRNPRPKSALRRLKTAHPSRRGLQPPDYPSPSYETPLLFQDKNYYRDKNYYRDLSEIAEQAKRRAEVARLRELNTLKGHVESVVRTKGLDIDLEGYYSV